One Solanum lycopersicum chromosome 4, SLM_r2.1 DNA window includes the following coding sequences:
- the LOC138347953 gene encoding uncharacterized protein gives MPTRRANARNVNARNANVTPPIPNKKVSNADFRKAIKMLAMNVDNKNNRVQSYMNENGGSITDRVRNFFRIKPPKFLGSYTSEDLHNFLDKIKNIFELMQVYGNDRVELTSYQPKDVAHIWYTHLKENKVTDADRITWDCLSENFLDRFFPIDFREAKAHELMNLRRGNMTGQRGGNARDPSTTSASQVTHATQQGNSYGTGGGQCHNRLYAIKDRQDLEGSLDVGTSILRVFDLDVYALFDPRATVYFVTPYIEFQYSVSLETLSKPC, from the exons ATGCCTACTCGTAGAGCGAACGCCAGGAATGTGAATGCCAGAAATGCAAACGTAACTCCTCCTATCCCAAATAAGAAAGTCTCCAATGCTGATTTTAGGAAGGCCATTAAGATGTTGGCTATGAATGTGGACAACAAGAACAATCGGGTTCAATCTtatatgaatgaaaatggtggatCCATAACAGATAGGGTCCGTAACTTTTTTAGGATTAAACCGCCTAAGTTCTTAGGATCGTACACTAGTGAGGATCTCCATAACTTCTTGGATAAGATCAAGAATATCTTTGAGCTGATGCAGGTCTATGggaatgatcgggttgagttgACATCATACCAGCCGAAAGATGTTGCTCACATCTGGTATACTCACTTGAAGGAAAATAAGGTTACAGATGCAGATCGTATTACATGGGATTGCTTAAGTGAAAACTTCCTGGACAGGTTTTTTCCAATAGATTTCAGAGAAGCAAAGGCTCatgaattaatgaatttaaggAGAGGAAACATGACG GGTCAACGAGGTGGTAATGCTAGAGATCCTTCTACAACTTCAGCATCACAAGTAACTCACGCGACTCAACAGGGTAACTCATATGGTACGGGTGGCGGTCAGTGCCATAACAGGTTGTATGCTATTAAGGATCGCCAGGATCTGGAAGGTTCTCTTGATGTAGGCACTAGTATTTTACGAGTCTTTGATCTTGATGTCTATGCATTGTTTGATCCAAGGGCTACTGtttattttgtaactccttacatagaATTCCAATATAGTGTTAGTCTAGAAACTCTCTCAAAACCTTGCTAA